A single genomic interval of Spirosoma taeanense harbors:
- a CDS encoding ComEC/Rec2 family competence protein: MTPVDLVKYVKTNEARIYGFDETTRARKTRAVNRVLMGTYLKITFEEGDYYFAITAGPDGWIRKSDTTDQMGLKVFYLDVGQGDGSLLEVGPFRILIDGGPGANMKNYLTHWQYTYLLRVNQKVHIDAIYISHFDSDHYSGLIDVLENVNFTFGTVYHNGIGKFVGKDRPDKYNTTLGETRKEGGKEFLKTCFNTLDDMLALQEEGFLQDEFTRFVFALKNARSQQRLQAVKRLRRGDIIPDTVVDGKPFQIQVLGPVCTDLDDFPYFKDESHTVNGHSLVLKITFGTCTFLFGGDLNTDSEDYLLDTYKDQPGILEVDVAKSCHHGASEFTVPFMAAVNPYATVISSGDNETYSHPRADAIGCAGRYSKGERPLVFSTELARSVSKEKIIFGMINLRCNGESIYMAQMKEANTPSDIWDSYLVK, translated from the coding sequence ATGACTCCCGTTGATCTGGTCAAATACGTAAAAACCAACGAGGCCCGTATCTACGGCTTCGACGAAACGACTCGTGCCCGCAAAACCCGCGCGGTCAATCGGGTGCTGATGGGTACCTATCTCAAGATTACGTTCGAGGAGGGTGACTATTACTTTGCCATCACGGCTGGTCCTGATGGATGGATCCGAAAAAGCGACACTACCGACCAGATGGGGCTGAAAGTATTCTATCTGGACGTAGGGCAGGGGGACGGGTCGCTGCTGGAGGTCGGGCCGTTTCGGATTCTGATTGATGGGGGACCGGGCGCGAACATGAAGAATTACCTGACGCACTGGCAGTACACCTACCTGCTGCGCGTCAACCAGAAAGTCCATATTGACGCGATCTATATCAGTCACTTCGATTCAGATCATTACTCGGGTCTGATTGACGTGCTGGAGAACGTAAACTTCACCTTTGGCACGGTGTATCATAACGGCATCGGCAAATTTGTGGGGAAAGACCGGCCCGATAAATACAACACGACCCTGGGCGAAACGCGCAAGGAAGGCGGCAAAGAGTTTCTGAAAACCTGCTTTAATACGCTCGACGACATGCTGGCCCTGCAGGAAGAAGGCTTTCTGCAGGACGAGTTTACGCGGTTCGTATTTGCCCTCAAAAATGCGCGTAGCCAGCAGCGGCTACAGGCCGTCAAGCGCTTACGTCGAGGAGATATCATCCCCGATACGGTGGTGGATGGCAAGCCGTTCCAGATACAGGTGCTGGGCCCCGTCTGCACCGACCTCGACGATTTTCCGTACTTCAAAGACGAATCGCATACGGTCAATGGCCACAGTCTGGTGCTCAAAATCACCTTCGGGACATGCACCTTTCTGTTTGGTGGTGACCTGAACACGGATTCCGAGGACTATCTGCTCGATACATATAAGGACCAGCCTGGTATTCTAGAGGTCGACGTTGCTAAAAGTTGCCACCACGGCGCTTCCGAGTTTACGGTTCCCTTCATGGCCGCCGTGAACCCCTACGCAACGGTAATTTCATCGGGCGACAATGAAACGTATTCGCACCCCCGGGCCGACGCCATCGGCTGCGCCGGACGATACAGCAAAGGCGAACGTCCGCTGGTGTTTTCGACGGAACTGGCCCGTTCGGTTTCCAAAGAGAAGATCATTTTTGGGATGATCAATCTGCGCTGCAATGGCGAATCCATCTATATGGCCCAGATGAAAGAAGCAAACACGCCCAGCGATATCTGGGATTCGTATTTAGTGAAGTAA
- a CDS encoding DUF7133 domain-containing protein: MKHFNAVQLTVALGAVSLLAFMGADPVQQIRLQQHFAADTLPRLTLPEGANPDDPDWKDIDLEPKAPVQPLTPAEEAKRFLLPPGYKIEPILTEPAIEQPAAISFDANGRMYVLELRTYMLNADSKDELNPTSRISRWEDKNNDGVYETGTTFVDNLVFPRFVLPYGKDCILTMESDADNVYKYTDTNGDGKADKKEFFTNKYGRSGNVEHQQAFMYWGMDNWLYSTVNAFRIRETPNGIIREKTGFNRAQWGVTHDDDGKLWFQGGASGLPSYFQFPIHYGNFEVPNEFAQGFDVPWGAPVKLADMQGGMDEVRQPDGSLKRVTGAAGNDVYRGDRLPADLKGQYFYGEPVARIVRQINPVVTDGLTTLHNVYQDKQAEFLRSTDPLFRPVDMTTAPDGTMYITDMYHGIIQEGQWTQKGTYLRTKIEQYQLDKVVGLGRIWRITYEGKERNKTRPTMYSDKTAALVKHLEHPNGWWRDAAQQVMVQRKDLSVVPQLTALALTSQNLPARMHALWTLEGLGALKVDVVQKLLKDANPRLRIQALRAGETLYKAGDKTLEADYNRAFADSDTDVQIQAMLSAKVLKLPDMETGIKTAMASNKAAGVKLVGEQILTPPKSRNMGPFGAPELAASQKAMVERGTLIYNELCSQCHGNNGMGTPAGDGRLLAPALAGSQHIQAHPEYAIRVVLHGLEGAIEGKTYAGGLMASMKEQSDEWVADVLSYIRNGLSNDASLVSPQQVAKVRQKTAAQKGPYQYTQLAKLTPFEVQPQTLKVTASHTNSTRIGGNASPASAFTYEGWSTGGRQEKGMWYQIEFPQEVNVAELHFTAPQSIKPGWRRDPNKPNVPPPFIQAYPRAYTIEVSPDGQHWQAVMADVKGVEGDNIVSINAPKSRFMKIRLNESLASDGEAIPWSMRQLKVFAQN, from the coding sequence ATGAAACATTTCAATGCAGTTCAGTTGACCGTCGCCCTGGGCGCGGTTTCGTTGCTGGCGTTCATGGGGGCCGACCCCGTCCAGCAAATTCGGTTACAGCAGCATTTCGCGGCCGATACCCTTCCCCGGCTTACTCTGCCTGAGGGCGCCAATCCCGATGACCCGGATTGGAAAGATATTGATCTGGAGCCGAAAGCGCCCGTGCAGCCGTTAACGCCCGCCGAAGAAGCCAAACGGTTTCTGCTGCCACCCGGCTACAAAATTGAGCCCATTCTGACCGAGCCGGCTATTGAGCAGCCCGCAGCCATCTCGTTCGATGCCAACGGACGGATGTACGTGCTGGAACTTCGTACCTATATGCTCAACGCCGACTCGAAAGATGAGTTGAATCCAACGAGCCGGATTTCGCGCTGGGAGGATAAAAACAACGATGGCGTCTACGAAACCGGCACTACGTTTGTCGACAACCTGGTCTTCCCGCGGTTTGTGCTGCCCTACGGAAAAGACTGTATTCTGACCATGGAGTCAGATGCCGACAATGTCTATAAATACACCGATACCAACGGCGACGGTAAGGCCGACAAGAAAGAGTTTTTTACCAACAAGTATGGCCGGTCGGGTAACGTAGAACACCAGCAGGCGTTCATGTACTGGGGCATGGATAACTGGCTCTACAGCACTGTCAATGCGTTCCGGATTCGGGAAACGCCCAACGGAATCATCCGCGAAAAAACTGGCTTCAACCGGGCGCAGTGGGGCGTTACGCACGACGACGACGGTAAACTATGGTTCCAGGGCGGAGCCAGTGGCCTGCCATCTTACTTCCAGTTCCCGATTCACTACGGCAATTTCGAAGTGCCGAACGAGTTTGCGCAGGGCTTCGACGTGCCGTGGGGCGCTCCGGTGAAACTTGCGGATATGCAGGGCGGCATGGACGAAGTTCGCCAGCCCGATGGCTCGCTGAAACGGGTGACGGGTGCGGCCGGGAATGACGTCTATCGTGGTGATCGGCTGCCCGCCGACCTGAAAGGCCAGTATTTTTACGGTGAACCCGTAGCCCGGATTGTCCGCCAGATCAATCCCGTCGTTACGGATGGACTCACGACGCTGCACAACGTCTATCAGGACAAGCAGGCCGAGTTTCTGCGCTCGACCGATCCGCTGTTCCGCCCCGTCGATATGACAACGGCCCCGGATGGTACGATGTATATCACGGATATGTACCACGGAATCATTCAGGAAGGACAGTGGACGCAGAAAGGAACATATCTGCGGACCAAAATCGAGCAGTATCAGTTGGACAAAGTCGTGGGACTAGGCCGAATCTGGCGGATTACCTACGAGGGGAAGGAGCGTAACAAAACGCGGCCGACTATGTACAGCGATAAAACGGCCGCTCTGGTTAAACACCTCGAACACCCCAATGGCTGGTGGCGCGATGCGGCTCAGCAGGTGATGGTGCAGCGTAAAGACCTGTCAGTAGTGCCGCAGCTAACCGCCCTGGCGCTCACCAGTCAAAACCTGCCTGCCCGGATGCACGCCTTATGGACACTCGAAGGACTGGGCGCGTTAAAAGTGGATGTTGTTCAGAAACTGCTGAAAGACGCTAACCCGCGCCTGCGTATACAGGCGCTCCGGGCGGGCGAAACGCTGTATAAAGCCGGCGACAAAACGCTGGAGGCTGATTATAACCGGGCCTTCGCTGATTCAGATACCGATGTACAGATTCAGGCCATGCTGTCGGCTAAGGTGCTGAAGCTGCCCGACATGGAAACGGGGATCAAAACCGCGATGGCCAGCAATAAGGCTGCGGGTGTCAAACTGGTGGGTGAACAGATTCTCACCCCGCCCAAGTCGCGGAACATGGGGCCTTTTGGCGCCCCCGAACTGGCGGCCAGTCAAAAAGCAATGGTAGAGCGTGGCACGTTGATTTATAACGAGCTGTGTTCGCAATGCCACGGCAACAATGGTATGGGTACCCCCGCCGGCGATGGTCGGCTGCTGGCTCCGGCGCTGGCAGGTTCGCAGCACATACAGGCGCATCCGGAGTATGCCATCCGCGTAGTGCTGCACGGGCTGGAAGGTGCCATTGAGGGCAAGACCTACGCGGGTGGCCTGATGGCCAGTATGAAAGAACAGTCAGACGAGTGGGTGGCCGACGTGCTTTCGTACATTCGGAACGGGTTGTCGAACGATGCATCGCTGGTTTCTCCGCAACAGGTCGCCAAAGTTCGTCAGAAAACGGCAGCCCAGAAGGGACCATATCAGTACACCCAACTGGCGAAGCTGACCCCGTTTGAGGTGCAGCCGCAAACCCTGAAAGTGACCGCCAGCCACACGAATTCAACCCGGATCGGGGGCAATGCGTCGCCCGCGAGCGCCTTTACGTACGAAGGCTGGTCGACGGGCGGCCGTCAGGAAAAGGGCATGTGGTACCAGATCGAATTTCCGCAGGAAGTGAACGTGGCCGAACTGCATTTTACGGCTCCGCAGTCGATCAAGCCCGGCTGGCGACGTGATCCTAACAAGCCAAACGTACCCCCGCCCTTTATTCAGGCTTATCCGCGAGCCTACACTATCGAGGTGTCGCCGGACGGCCAGCACTGGCAGGCGGTCATGGCCGACGTAAAAGGCGTAGAGGGCGACAATATCGTCTCGATTAATGCGCCAAAATCCCGGTTTATGAAGATACGGCTCAACGAAAGCCTGGCCAGCGATGGCGAAGCCATTCCGTGGTCCATGCGGCAGTTGAAAGTTTTTGCACAGAATTAA
- a CDS encoding sugar phosphate isomerase/epimerase family protein — protein MKEQQTRRQFLGASTALAASAVIGTNKLFGAPAIIRNLNKPNSMFNGVQIGVITYSFRDMPDQSAEATLQYVLDSGISAIELMGGPAESFAGAPKSTVDMRSVFPLMRKRRENQALTEDEQKTLAEAEAQMKAYRAEVSRWRLSAPMAKFEQVRKMYNQAGVSIYGFKPDAFGMQSTDADIDYGMRAAKALGANQVTLEHPANDAHTLKLGQMAQKHGLRVGYHGHEQQTPTFWDTALAQSPGNAMNFDLGHYIAAGQPDPLGLIRQKHNRIASMHIKDRQNPAHGKGNLPWGQGDTPLTEVLNLMREQKYTFPATVELEYQVPAGSSSVAEVKKCLEICRKVLT, from the coding sequence ATGAAAGAACAACAGACCCGTCGTCAGTTTCTGGGCGCATCAACTGCTCTGGCCGCCAGTGCCGTTATCGGCACCAACAAACTGTTTGGCGCTCCCGCCATTATCCGGAACCTGAACAAGCCTAACTCCATGTTCAATGGTGTCCAGATCGGAGTCATTACGTATTCGTTCCGGGATATGCCCGACCAAAGCGCCGAGGCTACTTTACAGTACGTACTGGACAGCGGCATCAGCGCCATTGAGTTGATGGGCGGTCCCGCCGAGTCGTTTGCGGGTGCGCCAAAGAGCACGGTCGACATGCGGTCGGTGTTTCCGTTGATGCGAAAGCGACGCGAGAATCAGGCGCTGACCGAAGACGAACAGAAAACCCTGGCCGAAGCCGAAGCGCAGATGAAAGCATATCGGGCGGAAGTGTCCAGGTGGCGGCTTTCGGCGCCTATGGCCAAGTTTGAACAGGTTCGGAAAATGTACAACCAGGCGGGCGTTTCGATCTATGGATTCAAGCCCGATGCGTTTGGGATGCAAAGCACCGACGCGGATATTGACTACGGCATGCGGGCTGCCAAAGCCCTGGGCGCGAACCAGGTAACGCTTGAGCACCCGGCTAACGATGCGCATACGCTGAAATTGGGGCAAATGGCCCAGAAACACGGCCTGCGCGTGGGCTATCACGGCCATGAGCAGCAAACGCCCACCTTTTGGGATACGGCGCTCGCGCAGTCGCCGGGTAACGCGATGAACTTTGACTTAGGCCACTACATAGCCGCCGGTCAGCCCGATCCGCTGGGATTAATCCGGCAGAAGCACAATCGCATTGCCAGCATGCACATCAAAGACCGCCAGAACCCGGCGCACGGCAAGGGCAATCTGCCGTGGGGGCAGGGCGATACGCCCCTAACCGAGGTCTTGAACCTGATGCGTGAGCAGAAATACACCTTCCCGGCTACGGTCGAACTGGAATACCAGGTACCCGCCGGCTCCAGCTCCGTTGCCGAAGTGAAGAAGTGCCTGGAAATATGCCGGAAGGTGCTGACGTAG
- a CDS encoding sensor histidine kinase, with translation MKEWFTLDRYDVFVMVVSYPAVFLANYLILESSYFRDITVFVPVTLGSTVLYVLFAWGDDAWMKYMRYRYREHNQLIQRLVYCLVAYVALMVVLVCSIFWLYDLLRIPGYQFDADKFRLVLFIGFICNIVSVGISEAIYSYRKWQESVAREYELKQLHMQQQLDVLKQQVNPHFLFNSLNSLISLIGENPQQAEVYAEELSSVYRYVLRANEQNLTDLDTELDFIRSYYHLLKTRHGNGLDLVVSVEERFGRYQLPPLTLQLLVENAVKHNIVLPDQPLRIKIGTDGQAHLSVCNSLQKKSVRVLSNGVGLTNIMAKYQMLGYPVPTIREADGQFVVTLPLIAGTK, from the coding sequence ATGAAAGAATGGTTTACGCTGGATAGGTATGATGTTTTCGTCATGGTAGTGAGCTACCCAGCGGTATTTCTAGCTAATTATCTGATTCTTGAATCGTCTTATTTTAGGGATATAACGGTGTTTGTACCAGTTACGCTAGGGTCCACGGTGCTGTATGTCCTCTTTGCCTGGGGCGACGATGCCTGGATGAAATACATGCGTTACCGGTACAGGGAACACAATCAGCTCATCCAGCGGCTTGTTTACTGCCTGGTCGCTTATGTGGCCCTGATGGTTGTGCTGGTGTGTTCTATTTTCTGGCTATACGATCTGCTTCGCATACCTGGCTATCAGTTCGACGCGGATAAGTTTCGTCTGGTATTGTTCATTGGTTTCATCTGTAATATCGTATCGGTCGGGATTTCGGAAGCCATTTATTCGTATCGTAAGTGGCAGGAGAGCGTAGCGCGGGAGTATGAGCTGAAGCAGTTGCACATGCAGCAGCAACTAGACGTCCTGAAGCAGCAGGTAAACCCGCACTTTCTTTTTAATAGTCTCAACTCGCTTATCTCACTCATTGGCGAGAATCCGCAACAGGCTGAGGTCTATGCTGAAGAACTGAGTTCGGTGTACCGGTATGTGCTGCGTGCCAATGAGCAGAACCTGACGGACCTCGACACGGAGCTGGATTTTATCCGTTCGTATTATCACCTGCTCAAAACCCGACATGGGAACGGTCTGGATCTGGTGGTATCCGTCGAGGAGCGATTTGGCCGTTACCAACTGCCGCCCCTGACCTTACAGCTACTGGTCGAGAACGCCGTTAAACACAATATTGTCTTACCCGATCAACCACTCCGGATTAAGATCGGGACCGACGGTCAGGCTCATCTGTCGGTGTGCAATTCGTTGCAGAAGAAGTCGGTTCGGGTTTTAAGCAACGGAGTAGGACTAACAAACATCATGGCCAAGTACCAGATGCTGGGCTACCCGGTTCCGACCATCCGGGAAGCGGATGGCCAGTTTGTGGTGACGTTACCACTGATTGCCGGCACAAAATAA
- a CDS encoding molybdopterin-dependent oxidoreductase → MNRPVVFLLGLLLMVSKVYAQTLTVSGEVTKPLTLQAAELKAMPHTDVTSPDRDGKEHRYSGVPVIELLKQAGISTGSELRGKHLTKYAVVKAADGYEVVFALPELDPAFATRTILLADSVDGTALPAGTGPYRVIVPGEKKPTRWVRVVKAIEVRIAE, encoded by the coding sequence ATGAACCGACCCGTCGTATTTCTTTTGGGCCTGCTACTGATGGTGAGTAAAGTCTACGCTCAGACACTGACCGTTTCTGGCGAAGTAACCAAACCGCTCACGCTACAGGCTGCTGAGCTGAAAGCCATGCCGCATACGGACGTAACCAGCCCGGACCGTGATGGCAAGGAGCACCGTTACTCGGGAGTTCCGGTGATTGAGTTGCTGAAGCAGGCGGGCATCAGTACGGGCAGCGAACTGCGGGGTAAACACCTGACCAAATATGCCGTGGTTAAAGCCGCCGATGGTTATGAAGTGGTGTTTGCGCTGCCGGAACTTGATCCGGCGTTTGCCACCCGAACTATTCTTCTGGCCGACAGCGTTGATGGGACTGCCTTACCGGCGGGCACGGGGCCGTATCGGGTTATCGTGCCCGGCGAGAAAAAGCCCACCCGCTGGGTTCGGGTAGTGAAAGCTATTGAGGTGCGAATCGCTGAATAA
- the modA gene encoding molybdate ABC transporter substrate-binding protein: MTKTILFFLLLWTSSLQAQSLRVAVAANAQFVMESLKAAFQKQTGIRIESIVSSSGKLTTQIQQGAPYDVFLSADMDYPRTLHQQNLTTTAPVIYAYGSLVLWTLGNLPLSADLSVLQNPAVRHIAIANPATAPYGEAAVSLLKYRKLLDPVKPRLVYGESISQVNRYVLSGAAEVGITAKSVVQDPSLKGRGHWIDLPLPGYTPIAQGVVVLKRTNQAKAAGQFMQFLRSPAARRILQQYGYRAPTS, from the coding sequence ATGACCAAAACGATTCTTTTTTTTCTTTTACTCTGGACAAGCAGCTTACAGGCGCAGTCGCTTCGGGTAGCCGTGGCGGCCAATGCCCAATTTGTCATGGAATCGCTGAAGGCGGCTTTCCAGAAACAGACGGGCATCAGAATCGAGTCCATTGTCAGCTCCTCCGGTAAACTCACGACGCAGATTCAGCAGGGGGCGCCCTACGACGTGTTTTTATCGGCGGATATGGATTATCCCCGTACGCTGCACCAGCAAAACCTGACCACAACCGCTCCGGTTATCTATGCCTATGGTTCGCTGGTGCTCTGGACGCTGGGCAACCTGCCGCTTTCGGCGGATTTGAGCGTTCTGCAAAACCCAGCCGTTCGGCATATCGCCATTGCCAATCCTGCCACCGCTCCCTATGGCGAAGCCGCCGTTTCGCTGCTGAAATACCGGAAACTGCTGGACCCGGTAAAACCCCGGCTGGTTTACGGTGAAAGCATTTCTCAGGTGAACCGGTACGTGCTGTCGGGTGCCGCCGAGGTCGGGATTACGGCCAAATCGGTCGTGCAGGACCCCAGCCTGAAAGGGCGCGGCCACTGGATTGACCTGCCACTACCGGGGTACACGCCCATTGCCCAGGGCGTCGTTGTGTTGAAACGAACGAACCAGGCCAAAGCCGCCGGACAGTTCATGCAGTTTTTGCGGAGTCCGGCCGCCCGGCGTATTTTGCAGCAATATGGGTATCGTGCACCCACCTCTTAA
- the modB gene encoding molybdate ABC transporter permease subunit — protein sequence MPIDWEPIWLTLQLASVTTVLLLLIGIPLASWLALSRFRLKPIVEALVSLPLVLPPSVVGFYLLLAFSPTSRLGAWLLQTFDLQLVFSFEGLVVASLLYSLPFMVHPIQAGLENLPVSWREAAYTLGQSPVRTLWRVLLPNCKPALLTGIVLSFAHTIGEFGLVLMIGGNLPGQTRVASIAIYDEVELLHFDTAHAYAALLLALSFVILLLVYSINKRVTV from the coding sequence ATGCCCATCGACTGGGAACCCATCTGGCTCACTCTGCAACTGGCCAGCGTCACAACCGTATTACTGCTCCTTATTGGCATACCACTGGCCAGCTGGCTGGCGCTCAGTCGATTTCGGCTCAAGCCTATCGTCGAAGCGCTGGTTAGTCTGCCGCTGGTGCTGCCGCCTTCGGTCGTGGGGTTTTACCTGCTGCTGGCCTTCAGCCCAACCAGTCGGTTAGGGGCGTGGCTGCTGCAAACCTTTGATCTGCAGCTCGTCTTTTCATTCGAAGGACTGGTCGTGGCGTCGCTGCTGTATAGCCTGCCGTTTATGGTGCATCCCATTCAGGCGGGGCTGGAAAATCTGCCCGTGTCCTGGCGGGAAGCCGCCTATACGCTGGGGCAATCGCCCGTCCGGACGCTCTGGCGGGTGCTGCTGCCCAACTGCAAACCGGCCCTGCTGACGGGGATCGTGTTATCGTTTGCGCACACCATCGGTGAGTTCGGGCTGGTTTTGATGATCGGTGGTAACCTGCCGGGGCAAACGCGGGTCGCTTCGATTGCCATTTACGACGAAGTTGAGCTGCTGCATTTTGACACGGCCCATGCCTATGCCGCCCTGCTGCTGGCTCTGTCGTTCGTTATTCTACTGCTCGTCTATAGCATCAACAAACGCGTTACGGTATGA
- a CDS encoding ATP-binding cassette domain-containing protein, with amino-acid sequence MISADLTLARLFAEGAGTLHVQITLATGSLTALVGASGSGKTTLLRLLAGLETPSRGRITVDDVVWLDTGQGINQRPQQRSVGYIFQDAALFPNLTVWENILFVTPKGQQALASELIEATGLGPFMHQKPVLLSGGQQQRVALARALVRRPRLLLLDEPFAALDDEAARQLRQVLLELHRAWGTTTVLVSHHEAEVQALADRVVRLRQGQIQSDQTPVRKAGQDRQNERINRVWFDEADQQWVLETDTLQLRSADSKWGQLQVGTRFQLGWDK; translated from the coding sequence ATGATTTCGGCCGATCTGACCCTTGCCCGCCTGTTTGCCGAAGGGGCCGGAACGCTGCACGTGCAGATAACACTGGCGACAGGAAGCCTGACGGCCCTGGTCGGTGCGTCGGGTTCGGGCAAGACGACGCTGCTGCGGCTGCTGGCCGGGCTGGAAACACCCAGCCGGGGCCGGATTACGGTAGACGACGTCGTATGGCTGGATACAGGTCAGGGCATTAACCAGCGCCCCCAGCAGCGTTCGGTGGGGTATATCTTTCAGGATGCGGCTCTGTTTCCCAACCTGACCGTTTGGGAGAATATCCTGTTTGTTACCCCAAAAGGGCAGCAGGCTCTGGCCAGCGAACTCATTGAAGCTACCGGTCTGGGGCCGTTCATGCACCAGAAACCGGTGCTGCTTTCGGGGGGGCAGCAGCAGCGGGTAGCTCTGGCCCGTGCGCTGGTTCGTCGGCCCCGGCTCCTGCTCCTGGATGAACCTTTTGCCGCTCTGGACGACGAAGCCGCCCGACAGTTGCGGCAGGTGCTGCTGGAACTGCACCGCGCCTGGGGAACGACGACGGTTCTGGTCAGCCACCACGAAGCCGAAGTGCAGGCGCTGGCCGACCGGGTTGTCCGGCTCCGGCAGGGGCAAATTCAATCCGACCAGACCCCGGTACGTAAGGCCGGGCAAGACCGGCAGAACGAACGGATCAACCGGGTCTGGTTCGACGAAGCCGATCAGCAGTGGGTGCTGGAAACAGATACCCTGCAACTACGCTCGGCTGATTCTAAGTGGGGCCAGTTACAGGTGGGAACGCGTTTTCAACTGGGGTGGGACAAATAG
- a CDS encoding GH3 family domain-containing protein gives MAVIGELIRKAIDVYGFITSDPDPAQAQREVLQNLLTKAKLTAFGKKHNFSEILASADPVKAFQQVVPVHDYDKLYNDWWHYLLEGHQNVTWPGGQQYFALSSGTTSNSKSIPVTDDMLDAIRKSGLQQVASLKNFDLPADFFEKQILMLGSSVSLIQKDDHEEGEISGISAANLPTWFRSFYKPGVEIAAIKDWDEKVRRIAEEAPSWDIGSLSGIPSWIEMMLKEVIAHNKLNTIHDIWPNLQVYTTGGVAFEPYRKSFEKLLARPLTYIDTYLTSEGYLATQKRPDTSSMALILDNGIFFEFVPFTDENMDEDGRVKQDAKVLTLEEAEENQDYVLLISTVSGTWRYMIGDTVMLTDKQRSEIKITGRTKHFLNVVGEQLSVYQMNQAMQKMQKQFDIEIQEFVVSAIRKDGEYINKWMIGADKQVDGQPFAASLDSELCETNKNYKVARSKSLKGVEAEVIPVERFYRWSEEYKKLGGQTKIPRVMKEDDFLEFEQYVKSLS, from the coding sequence ATGGCCGTTATTGGTGAGTTAATTCGAAAGGCAATTGATGTTTATGGCTTCATTACGTCGGACCCGGACCCGGCTCAGGCCCAGCGCGAAGTATTACAGAATCTACTGACGAAAGCAAAGCTGACGGCTTTTGGCAAAAAACACAACTTTAGTGAAATCCTGGCCAGCGCCGATCCGGTCAAGGCGTTCCAGCAGGTAGTTCCGGTCCATGACTACGATAAACTCTACAACGACTGGTGGCATTACCTGCTGGAAGGTCACCAGAACGTTACGTGGCCGGGCGGCCAGCAGTATTTTGCTCTGAGCAGCGGCACTACCAGTAACAGCAAATCGATTCCCGTCACGGACGATATGCTGGACGCCATCCGCAAATCGGGTTTGCAGCAGGTGGCGAGCCTGAAAAACTTCGATCTGCCCGCCGATTTCTTCGAAAAGCAGATCCTGATGCTCGGAAGCAGCGTCAGCCTCATTCAGAAAGACGACCATGAGGAAGGCGAGATCAGCGGCATCAGCGCGGCCAATCTGCCCACCTGGTTCCGAAGCTTTTACAAGCCGGGAGTTGAGATTGCTGCTATCAAAGACTGGGACGAAAAGGTGCGCCGGATTGCCGAAGAAGCACCCAGTTGGGACATTGGCAGCCTAAGCGGGATTCCGTCGTGGATCGAGATGATGCTCAAGGAAGTCATTGCCCACAACAAGCTCAATACCATCCACGACATCTGGCCAAACCTACAGGTATATACCACGGGCGGAGTGGCCTTCGAACCTTACCGGAAAAGCTTTGAAAAGCTTCTCGCCAGACCCTTAACCTATATCGACACCTACCTGACTTCAGAGGGCTATCTGGCCACGCAGAAACGGCCCGATACGTCGTCGATGGCGCTGATTCTGGATAATGGAATCTTCTTCGAGTTTGTCCCCTTCACCGACGAGAACATGGATGAAGACGGCCGGGTTAAACAGGACGCTAAAGTTCTTACGCTGGAAGAAGCCGAAGAAAACCAAGATTACGTGCTCCTGATTTCGACCGTTTCGGGCACCTGGCGGTATATGATCGGCGATACGGTCATGCTTACCGATAAGCAGCGCTCCGAGATAAAAATCACCGGCCGGACCAAGCATTTCCTGAACGTAGTTGGCGAACAGTTGTCTGTCTATCAGATGAATCAGGCCATGCAGAAAATGCAGAAACAGTTCGATATTGAGATTCAGGAGTTTGTCGTTTCGGCCATTCGTAAAGACGGCGAGTACATCAATAAATGGATGATCGGTGCCGATAAACAGGTAGATGGTCAGCCGTTTGCCGCTTCGCTGGATAGTGAACTGTGCGAAACCAACAAGAATTATAAAGTAGCCCGGAGCAAATCTTTGAAAGGGGTGGAGGCCGAGGTTATTCCGGTTGAACGCTTTTATCGCTGGAGCGAGGAGTATAAAAAGCTGGGCGGCCAGACCAAGATTCCGCGGGTGATGAAGGAAGACGATTTCCTCGAATTTGAACAGTACGTCAAAAGCCTGTCATAG